The genome window CGGTATCAGTCGTGGGCGGAACGGAATTTTTACTTCAAGCGGATGGAAGAGGGGAAAGATTATATCCTGGATGAAAACCTGGGGTATTTTAAAATGCTGACATCCGTCAATGCAGGAGACGTTTTGGCCGTTGCCTACCGGGATACAACGGAAATTGACGGCGATCCAAATCCGGTCATTACAGAAGGAGACCTGGTTGTCACAGGTGAATATCCCAAAAACCTGAAATTGATAAAACCCGTCAATCCACGACCAGGACATCCCACCTGGGATCTGGAATTTAAAAACGTCTATTATCTGGGAACCCGGAATATTGAAGAAGAAGGCTTTGAGCTGAAAATTTATTATGACGGCGGAAATGCTCCACAGGAACGGCATGCAGACGGCACACCCTATATCCGGATGTTCGGATTGGACCGGCAGGATGAAAACGGTGTGTTCGGTCAGTATGATGATCAGGTGGATTTGAACGCCAATTTTATCAATCTCACAGAGGGAGAACTGATGATCCCCTATATCCGGCCCTTCACATCTGAAGAAGCTGCCTGCTCCGGGGATCCGGAATGTTTTGACGGAAAATATAACCCCAACCTTCCCGCTGATTTTTCCTCCACGGCTCTGTATGATACCACCACAAACAACAACGCCCATGCCACTGAACACAAATTTTTTATTGAGGTAAAATACAGCAATCGCAGCGAAGTCATTGAATTGAAAGATTTTATGATTATTGAAGGCAGTGAGGAAATCACGGCTAACCAGGTGAAACTGGTGCGGGGTATTGACTATGAAATTGATTATTTCACCGGGCGGATTGTTCTGAAAAGTGATGTCGCCCGAAATCCCAATGCAGAACTGGATATATCCTATAATTCCCGCCAGGTGTTTCAACTGGATAAGAAAATCATCGCCGGGACACGCGCCGAGTACCGCTTTGGGGATAAAAGGCAGAATTTCCTGGGCGGGACCTTTATGTATTTCAACAAGTCCTCAATTGATGACCAGGTCCGGGTCGGTGAAGAGCCGTACCGGAATCTGATATGGGACATCAACGGGGAATACCGGAAAGATCTGGACTGGTTAACCCGGGGACTGAACAGGTTGCCCTTAATCAACACGAGCGGAAACAGTTATATCCACCTGTCGGGAGAAATTGCCCAGATCATCCCCAACCCCAATACCATCTCCAATAAAGAAACCGGTGATGTGAACGGAGTCGCCAATATTGATGATTTTGAAGGCTCAAAACGGGTCACCTCGCTGGGGGTTGAACGCCGGGGATGGCGGATGGCAAGTCCGCCGGTGGATGACTTTTTCCGGCTCCGATATCCAAACACCGGTTTCCTTTTCTGGTACAATCCCTATAACGATGTACCCACCAACAGTATTTGGCCCAACCGGGAAGTGAGTGCCAACAAGCAGAATGATGTAACACGCGTTCTCACCATGGTTCTTGACCCTTACATTGAAAATGTTACCGGCGATTCTCTGATCACCGATGAGTCACCCTGGGTTCCTGAAAATTCCTGGGGGGGTATGATGAAATCCCTTTATTCCGGTGCTTTTGACCAATCCCAGAGCAAGTATATTGAAATCTGGGTAAAAGGCAGAAAAGGTGTGTTACGAATTGACCTGGGAAAAATTTCTGAGGACCTGAAGATTACACCGAATGTGACAGATGGGAAACCGGTACAAAACGGGAAGCTGGATACGGAAGATAAACCGGAAGCCGGATTTGTTGTAGGGAACGGCATTATTGATGACGGTGAAAATGTTGGTTTGAACGGATTGACGGATGAAGAGGAAGCCCTTCTTGGCTGGGACCCCAGGATGGATAATTACAAGTTTGAACCGGGCAAGGAGGAATACCGCTGGATAAACGGGACCGAAGGAAATGAAGATGAATCGGGGCATATTCCGGATACGGAAGATATTAACAACAACGGCCGCCTGGATGTTTCAAATGATTATTTTATTTATGAGCTGGATCTTGAAGATCCCGGTTCCCCCTATTATGTGACCGAAACCCGCTTTACTGACCTTCCCGGAAGTCCCAAAACCGGTTGGCGTTTATACCGGATTCCCCTCGCAGACACACTGGAAACCGTGAACAATCCGAGCATGACGGAAATTGAGTTTGTCCGCCTGATCTTTGCCGGTGTTACATCACAGGATACCGTGCAAATTGCTTCTATCGGCCTTGTAGGAAATGAATGGCAGGAAAAGGGCGTTGCCGCTATCATGGATTCCACGCAGTTTAAAAAGGATGATGATGTTTTCTCCATTACGGTTGTGAATACCGACGATAACCCTGAATATTATTCCCCGAATGGTGTTCAGGGGAAACTGGACAGAATTTACAATATCCGTTCCAAAGAACAATCTCTTGCCCTCAAACACATAGATTTGCCCCCTAAACACATGACGGCTGCCCGTAAACAATTGTATCAAAGTGAAAATTATATCCTCTATAACCGGATTAAAATGTTTATTCATGGGGATGACCGCCATCCCGTGGATGAAAAACAGGTGGATTTCTATCTTCGCCTTGGGCGTACGACATCCGAGACGGATTATTATGAAATTGTGACACCGGTATATGCCGGATGGGATGAGAGAAATACGATAAATGTGGATTTTAAAACCTTAACGCAACTGAAACTGTTGAATCAGGCCACGATTCCCGATACGCTCTCTTATCATATTTCAGCCGATGGACAAGTCCGGGAATTTCACGAACTGGATGAAAATCAAAATCCTACAGGCCGGATCTACCGTGTCGTGGGTGATCCCTCACTGGCGCGTATTGACCAATTCATTATCGGGGTGATCAATGACTCGCCTGATTATTACACAGGAGATATTTGGATTAATGAACTCCGGGTTAGCGATCCGAAACGGGAAAAAGGACTTGCTTTCCGTGGAAGTGCCAATCTGAGTCTGGGGAATATTTCAACTATTCGGGTAAATTCCACTTATCAGGAAGCCGAATTCCACGAGGTGGACCAGAAAAATCCCTTTGAAAGGGGAACGCAAAATTTGGAGGATTCACGGCGTTTTGATGTAGTGTATACTTTTAATACCCATGAATTGCTGCCTAAAAAATGGAATCTGAGAATCCCCCTGACACTCTCGCTGTCCGAGGTGGAACGGGTTCCCAAATATTCTCCCGGAAGTGATATTCTCCTGACAGATGCCCCCGATAGTTTAATTGTATCTTCTGTCCGAAAAAGCCTTCAGACATCTTTCAATAAAAATTCCAAATCCGACTTTTTTCTCACGCGGTGGACCGTTGACCGGACATCCCTCAGCTTTACCATGACGGATAACTTCAGTAAGGACCGCTTCACACAGGAAAAGAGAGCCCAGACATACAAGGGAAGGGTGACATACAGTGCCCAGCTCCAGAAAGGCAAAGGTATCCCATACCTGGCCTGGCTTCCCCTGATCGGAAAGCATTTTAATGAGAGTCGCCTATACTGGAAACCTTCTCTGATAAAATATGACATAAGCACGACGGAGAATATTTCAAAAAATACTCCGTGGTCCGGCGAAACGGTGCCCAATCATACCTGGATCATGAAACGGCAGTTCACATTGAATTATAACCCTACGGATAAAATCGCATTAAAATACAACCGAACGGCTGATGCAAACTACCTCGATTACCTGACTCAGAAACTGGATGTTTTGAAAGAATTCGCCCCCGGTGAAGTAACGAACATTACAGAGGGACTGAATGCAACCTTTTCCCCGGAATTCACATCCTGGTTGAAGCCAAGTTTTACCTATGGTTCCACATTTACACAAAACGAGCCCCTGTCCCGAAATTATGCCAATGTGGGAAATACCCGTTCTCTCAGCGGGAGCCTGAATTTGAATCTCCGTTCAATCTTTTCTGAAAAAGGAAAATCCCCCACATCGGCCAAAAGTACCGCTCGGAGACGCCCTCAACGAACAACCAGATCACAGGAAACGCAGGATACCGGGCGTCAGGAGCCGGAAGAAGAGAAGAAAATCCTCAACCTTTCGCCCAAAAAACTTTTCTTCGGTTTTGTTAAAAAACTTTCACCCATATCCATCCGGGCCTCTGAGACCCGAAGGTTGAGTCATAACGGATTAGTGCTTGGTGACAGCACGGAGCAGAAGTCCCCAAACTGGGCTTATCGCTACGGATTTTCTGATACGCCTGGCGATTCCATTGCCCTGGATCAGGTAGGACAGAATTACCGGGGGTTGAATATTACAAGGAATTTGAATCTCCAAAGCGGGTATCAGTTGACGAAACGAATCTCAACAACCTTTGATTTTGCCCTGTCGTCCACGGTTAATGAAGCCGGGGTCAATCTGACAGAAACATTTACACGAAACTATTTCCCCCT of Candidatus Neomarinimicrobiota bacterium contains these proteins:
- the sprA gene encoding cell surface protein SprA; protein product: MIVAQKRLFRVLLSLITASVLWAQAPSPDSNIQFTYEWKPLGIMPLIYSEPKGFDRLIPNPDMPLRYAFPVSISGLRVIREVGSGGRLLKQYESKNDIIIRKPVVASFDSFYEEMKAAKIREIWQKEIASRFDQKQAGKQETSIEIIGADIAGQRVSLRVSGNISISGKLSQRDQSNQVTSYQQTKTTSFIMDQEQNFTIEGRVGDRVSIKVDQDSQRDFNFENTLRIHYTGKEDEIIQKVEAGNISLSLPGTNFVKGQANATGLYGIKALMKFGPLDVTAIASVEEGQNKKVKWGGGSESEPVIIQDYEYIRRKYFFISDLYRQNMYPLDDQARFMIRRRITQFELYKQVQPQEEGAFMATAWVDPRDTTRYQSWAERNFYFKRMEEGKDYILDENLGYFKMLTSVNAGDVLAVAYRDTTEIDGDPNPVITEGDLVVTGEYPKNLKLIKPVNPRPGHPTWDLEFKNVYYLGTRNIEEEGFELKIYYDGGNAPQERHADGTPYIRMFGLDRQDENGVFGQYDDQVDLNANFINLTEGELMIPYIRPFTSEEAACSGDPECFDGKYNPNLPADFSSTALYDTTTNNNAHATEHKFFIEVKYSNRSEVIELKDFMIIEGSEEITANQVKLVRGIDYEIDYFTGRIVLKSDVARNPNAELDISYNSRQVFQLDKKIIAGTRAEYRFGDKRQNFLGGTFMYFNKSSIDDQVRVGEEPYRNLIWDINGEYRKDLDWLTRGLNRLPLINTSGNSYIHLSGEIAQIIPNPNTISNKETGDVNGVANIDDFEGSKRVTSLGVERRGWRMASPPVDDFFRLRYPNTGFLFWYNPYNDVPTNSIWPNREVSANKQNDVTRVLTMVLDPYIENVTGDSLITDESPWVPENSWGGMMKSLYSGAFDQSQSKYIEIWVKGRKGVLRIDLGKISEDLKITPNVTDGKPVQNGKLDTEDKPEAGFVVGNGIIDDGENVGLNGLTDEEEALLGWDPRMDNYKFEPGKEEYRWINGTEGNEDESGHIPDTEDINNNGRLDVSNDYFIYELDLEDPGSPYYVTETRFTDLPGSPKTGWRLYRIPLADTLETVNNPSMTEIEFVRLIFAGVTSQDTVQIASIGLVGNEWQEKGVAAIMDSTQFKKDDDVFSITVVNTDDNPEYYSPNGVQGKLDRIYNIRSKEQSLALKHIDLPPKHMTAARKQLYQSENYILYNRIKMFIHGDDRHPVDEKQVDFYLRLGRTTSETDYYEIVTPVYAGWDERNTINVDFKTLTQLKLLNQATIPDTLSYHISADGQVREFHELDENQNPTGRIYRVVGDPSLARIDQFIIGVINDSPDYYTGDIWINELRVSDPKREKGLAFRGSANLSLGNISTIRVNSTYQEAEFHEVDQKNPFERGTQNLEDSRRFDVVYTFNTHELLPKKWNLRIPLTLSLSEVERVPKYSPGSDILLTDAPDSLIVSSVRKSLQTSFNKNSKSDFFLTRWTVDRTSLSFTMTDNFSKDRFTQEKRAQTYKGRVTYSAQLQKGKGIPYLAWLPLIGKHFNESRLYWKPSLIKYDISTTENISKNTPWSGETVPNHTWIMKRQFTLNYNPTDKIALKYNRTADANYLDYLTQKLDVLKEFAPGEVTNITEGLNATFSPEFTSWLKPSFTYGSTFTQNEPLSRNYANVGNTRSLSGSLNLNLRSIFSEKGKSPTSAKSTARRRPQRTTRSQETQDTGRQEPEEEKKILNLSPKKLFFGFVKKLSPISIRASETRRLSHNGLVLGDSTEQKSPNWAYRYGFSDTPGDSIALDQVGQNYRGLNITRNLNLQSGYQLTKRISTTFDFALSSTVNEAGVNLTETFTRNYFPLGDEGRSGIPLPGWSVRWTGLNTMKFLSKYTTNVTLEHRYSGKEMVQYQNNEEKSSTYTHDYQPLIGLTVALKNGLRSTTRWTRSLDIRNTEADTKRTFTDNASLTFAYNHKGGLSIPLPFMERVNLQNSMDVSATITYSNQKTLQRRGGGEKFAEMDRRQSWVFQPELSYQFSRNINGAAWFMYSETKSKMPTRISRDFGIKVNIRIRG